A window of Clostridium botulinum BKT015925 contains these coding sequences:
- a CDS encoding PHP domain-containing protein produces MYKKGDFHLHTTASDGKLSPTELVTLAKNDGFDIISITDHDNTFGLEEAIVSGTKLGIKIIPGIELSTRYNGESIHVLGYFKDDSYKNSLFQNYLKEIQDFRILRAKKILNNLYKFFNIELDFNKILKANKGVIARPHIAKAIIQAGYPYDFDFIFDNIIGNDSPAYVPNKEISIKEGLSILKSANAITSLAHPTLIKKSPVEEILQYDFDCIEAIYPLNKPGEIEKFISLAQKYNKHISGGSDYHGLGKTDTKHGYIGDAILTGTNLENFLRLLNL; encoded by the coding sequence ATGTATAAAAAAGGTGATTTCCATTTACACACTACAGCATCTGACGGCAAATTATCTCCTACTGAACTAGTTACATTAGCCAAAAATGATGGCTTTGATATTATATCCATTACAGATCACGATAATACCTTTGGACTAGAAGAAGCCATAGTTTCAGGAACAAAATTAGGTATTAAAATCATTCCCGGAATAGAACTTTCCACAAGATATAATGGTGAAAGTATTCATGTATTAGGATATTTTAAAGATGATTCTTATAAAAACTCCCTCTTTCAAAATTATCTTAAAGAAATACAAGATTTTAGAATCTTAAGAGCTAAAAAAATATTAAATAACTTATATAAATTTTTTAATATCGAATTAGATTTTAATAAAATTCTTAAGGCTAATAAAGGTGTAATCGCAAGACCTCATATAGCAAAAGCTATAATCCAAGCTGGTTACCCTTATGATTTTGACTTTATATTCGATAATATAATTGGAAATGATAGTCCAGCCTATGTACCCAATAAAGAAATTTCAATAAAAGAAGGACTTTCTATTTTAAAATCAGCTAATGCAATTACCTCACTTGCACATCCTACACTTATAAAAAAATCTCCTGTAGAAGAAATCTTACAATATGATTTTGATTGCATTGAAGCTATTTATCCTTTAAATAAACCAGGTGAAATAGAAAAATTTATTTCCCTAGCTCAAAAATATAACAAGCATATTTCTGGCGGTTCAGACTATCATGGTTTAGGAAAAACAGATACTAAACATGGTTACATAGGAGATGCCATTTTAACTGGAACTAATCTTGAAAATTTTTTAAGACTTTTGAATTTATAA